One genomic window of Desulfovibrio inopinatus DSM 10711 includes the following:
- a CDS encoding HD-GYP domain-containing protein yields MITEEVKEPYLPISPHLIFPERLGNFEVYVRRGSNYVLFTKERERFDERIKTKLYDLGVEEVFIKGSQKKAFDQYVRVNLGQILENESIPMEDRAEILHDVSTHMISEFFTNKLPEKVKQRFFKDIMRMVTDCVNFFNNEEALAKLGQLIAHNYDVFTHNVDVFVLTMAVLNTFDLDHKTITNAGIGALLHDVGKLSIHKKILDKNGLTTDPVEIKLLQQHTVYGTALCANLPLDGLSMSCILLHHEHEDGSGYPSGISGDHIPFSIKVLSACNTYLQLTTPTPSKNALTPYKALQFMSKSMEGAFDPVVLKHLVMVLSGANIL; encoded by the coding sequence GTGATCACCGAAGAGGTCAAAGAACCTTATCTCCCCATTTCTCCGCATCTTATCTTTCCAGAACGATTGGGAAATTTTGAAGTCTACGTCAGACGGGGCTCCAATTACGTACTCTTCACGAAAGAGCGCGAACGTTTCGACGAGCGCATCAAAACAAAACTTTATGACCTCGGTGTCGAAGAAGTTTTCATCAAAGGTTCTCAAAAAAAAGCATTCGATCAGTATGTCCGCGTCAACCTCGGACAGATTCTGGAAAATGAAAGCATTCCTATGGAAGACCGTGCAGAAATTCTTCACGATGTCTCCACACATATGATCAGCGAATTTTTTACGAATAAGCTGCCGGAAAAGGTCAAGCAGCGTTTTTTCAAAGACATCATGCGAATGGTTACGGATTGCGTCAACTTTTTCAATAATGAAGAGGCGTTGGCGAAGCTGGGCCAGCTTATTGCACACAATTACGATGTGTTCACGCACAATGTCGATGTGTTTGTTCTGACAATGGCGGTATTGAACACGTTTGACCTTGATCACAAAACCATAACCAATGCCGGCATCGGAGCACTTCTCCACGACGTCGGCAAGCTTTCTATCCACAAGAAAATACTCGATAAAAATGGCCTGACAACGGATCCTGTGGAAATCAAACTCTTGCAGCAACACACGGTGTATGGAACAGCATTGTGCGCCAACCTCCCCCTCGATGGGCTAAGTATGTCGTGCATTTTATTGCATCACGAACATGAAGATGGATCTGGTTATCCCTCGGGTATTAGTGGTGACCATATCCCGTTTTCCATTAAAGTTCTGTCAGCCTGCAACACCTACCTTCAACTCACCACGCCAACCCCGTCGAAAAATGCGCTCACCCCATACAAGGCGCTTCAGTTTATGAGCAAATCTATGGAAGGCGCATTTGATCCCGTTGTGCTCAAACATTTAGTCATGGTGTTAAGCGGTGCAAATATTCTCTAA